One window from the genome of Streptomyces cadmiisoli encodes:
- a CDS encoding integration host factor, which translates to MALPPLTPEQRAAALEKAAAARRERAEVKNRLKHSGASLHEVIKQGQENDVIGKMKVSALLESLPGVGKVRAKQIMERLGISESRRVRGLGSNQIASLEREFGSTGS; encoded by the coding sequence GTGGCTCTTCCGCCCCTTACCCCCGAACAGCGCGCAGCCGCGCTCGAAAAGGCCGCCGCGGCTCGCCGGGAGCGGGCCGAGGTCAAGAATCGACTCAAGCACTCCGGCGCCTCCCTTCACGAGGTCATCAAGCAGGGCCAGGAGAACGACGTCATCGGCAAGATGAAGGTCTCCGCCCTTCTCGAGTCCCTGCCGGGCGTGGGCAAGGTCCGCGCCAAGCAGATCATGGAGCGACTCGGTATCTCCGAGAGCCGCCGCGTGCGTGGCCTCGGTTCCAACCAGATCGCCTCCCTCGAGCGTGAGTTCGGCAGCACGGGTTCCTGA
- the gmk gene encoding guanylate kinase — MSERPRLTVLSGPSGVGKSTVVAHMRKEHPEVWLSVSATTRKPRPGEQHGVHYFFVTDEEMDKLIANGELLEWAEFAGNRYGTPRGAVLERLEAGEPVLLEIDLQGARQVRESMPEAQLVFLAPPSWEELVRRLTGRGTEPPAVIERRLAAAKIELAAEPEFDVTLVNTSVEDVARELLALMDVV; from the coding sequence ATGAGTGAACGTCCGCGGCTGACCGTGCTCTCCGGACCCTCCGGGGTCGGCAAGAGCACGGTCGTCGCTCATATGCGCAAGGAACACCCCGAGGTCTGGCTCTCGGTGTCGGCGACGACCCGCAAGCCGCGCCCCGGCGAGCAGCACGGAGTCCACTACTTCTTCGTCACCGACGAGGAGATGGACAAGCTGATCGCCAACGGCGAGCTGCTGGAATGGGCCGAGTTCGCCGGCAACCGCTACGGCACCCCGCGCGGGGCCGTACTGGAGCGGTTGGAGGCGGGCGAGCCCGTCCTGCTGGAGATCGACCTCCAGGGCGCGCGGCAGGTGCGCGAGTCCATGCCCGAGGCCCAGCTGGTGTTTCTGGCTCCTCCCTCCTGGGAGGAGCTGGTGCGCAGACTGACCGGCCGGGGCACCGAACCGCCCGCGGTGATCGAGCGCCGGCTGGCCGCCGCGAAGATCGAACTGGCCGCCGAGCCGGAGTTCGACGTGACCCTGGTCAACACCTCCGTCGAGGATGTGGCGCGCGAGCTGCTAGCCTTGATGGACGTTGTGTGA
- the rpoZ gene encoding DNA-directed RNA polymerase subunit omega has product MSSSISAPEGIINPPIDELLEATDSKYSLVIYAAKRARQINAYYSQLGEGLLEYVGPLVDTHVHEKPLSIALREINAGLLTSEAVEGPAQ; this is encoded by the coding sequence GTGTCCTCTTCCATCTCCGCGCCCGAGGGCATCATCAACCCGCCGATCGACGAGCTCCTCGAGGCCACCGACTCGAAGTACAGCCTCGTGATCTACGCGGCCAAGCGGGCTCGCCAGATCAACGCGTACTACTCGCAGCTCGGCGAGGGTCTCCTCGAATACGTCGGTCCGCTCGTCGACACCCACGTGCACGAGAAGCCCCTCTCGATCGCCCTGCGCGAGATCAACGCGGGTCTGCTGACCTCCGAGGCCGTCGAGGGCCCGGCGCAGTAG